A portion of the Pseudodesulfovibrio alkaliphilus genome contains these proteins:
- a CDS encoding 4Fe-4S binding protein, producing the protein MQDIVKGFRKIVYLSFPPEVSGRPVVCNLTRLFDLSFNILKADISPRHEGTMTLEVSGLEESFHKGIGYLKENGIRITPVAHKIFRNEESCIHCGVCTAMCPTDALMLDPGTRLVVFDVDKCSACGMCTRVCPVKAMTLDLKDDRN; encoded by the coding sequence ATGCAGGATATCGTCAAGGGTTTCAGGAAGATCGTCTATCTCTCCTTTCCGCCGGAGGTGTCTGGTCGGCCCGTGGTCTGCAACCTGACCCGGCTTTTCGACCTTAGCTTCAATATACTCAAAGCGGACATAAGCCCCCGCCATGAAGGGACCATGACCCTAGAGGTTTCGGGCCTTGAGGAGTCCTTCCACAAGGGCATCGGGTATCTCAAGGAAAACGGCATCCGCATCACCCCGGTGGCCCACAAGATATTCCGTAACGAGGAGTCGTGCATCCATTGCGGCGTGTGTACGGCCATGTGCCCCACCGACGCCCTGATGCTCGACCCGGGCACCCGGCTGGTGGTCTTCGACGTGGACAAATGTTCGGCCTGCGGCATGTGTACGCGGGTTTGTCCGGTCAAGGCCATGACCCTGGACCTCAAGGACGACAGAAACTAG
- a CDS encoding tetratricopeptide repeat protein has product MKKILSIVPAFIVIAAMAFAPGCASKTDMETLQTERRQDRDRIRQLEAELEESRQQLKAEIEDSQSPVRQRAADMWAELQSMRTAFARLRGDLETMNMRLDRQVGESNSTMTLSTLAQQLDEIEFVLENQLMVDLSKIRQERAASLTATAQAPKPGQAPAAPLAAGSEHDGEPGETKEVTTDPAKALYDKAYALYKENQFERARSFWAEFTDTFKNHAYVPSAVFWQGQCYFQLKDYARAVILFEDVIEKFPKSAKFKSALLRAGLAWDYLGKPELAKMRMNEVVKRFPDSVEATQAKRFLEKAK; this is encoded by the coding sequence ATGAAAAAAATACTCAGCATTGTCCCGGCCTTTATTGTCATTGCGGCCATGGCCTTTGCCCCTGGCTGCGCCTCCAAGACCGACATGGAAACCCTCCAGACCGAGCGCCGCCAGGATCGCGACCGCATCCGGCAGCTCGAAGCCGAGCTTGAGGAATCGCGCCAGCAACTCAAGGCGGAAATCGAAGACTCGCAGTCCCCGGTGCGCCAACGGGCTGCCGACATGTGGGCCGAACTCCAGTCCATGCGTACCGCCTTCGCCCGCCTCAGGGGAGATCTCGAGACCATGAATATGCGCCTGGACAGACAGGTGGGCGAATCCAACTCGACCATGACCCTGTCCACGCTGGCGCAGCAGCTCGACGAGATCGAATTCGTACTGGAAAACCAGCTCATGGTGGACCTCTCCAAGATTCGCCAGGAACGGGCAGCCAGCCTGACGGCCACAGCGCAGGCACCTAAACCAGGCCAAGCCCCCGCCGCCCCCCTTGCCGCCGGATCGGAACACGACGGAGAGCCCGGCGAGACCAAGGAAGTGACCACCGACCCGGCCAAGGCGCTCTACGACAAGGCCTACGCCCTGTACAAGGAGAACCAGTTCGAGCGCGCCCGCTCCTTCTGGGCCGAATTCACAGACACCTTCAAAAACCACGCCTATGTGCCAAGCGCGGTCTTCTGGCAGGGACAGTGCTACTTCCAGCTCAAGGACTATGCCCGGGCGGTAATCCTCTTCGAGGATGTCATCGAAAAGTTCCCAAAGAGCGCCAAGTTCAAGTCGGCCCTGCTCAGGGCAGGTCTGGCCTGGGACTATCTCGGCAAGCCGGAGCTCGCAAAGATGCGCATGAACGAAGTGGTCAAGAGATTCCCCGACTCGGTCGAGGCGACCCAGGCCAAACGCTTTCTGGAAAAAGCCAAGTAA
- a CDS encoding PLD nuclease N-terminal domain-containing protein has protein sequence MFADFSAVTANQWTIILSIVGVCFAFSAWCILDAWKRTYESTNEKVLWMQLCIFVPILGSVAYLFIGRKRGSSRS, from the coding sequence ATGTTCGCCGATTTTTCTGCCGTCACCGCCAACCAGTGGACCATCATTCTGTCCATTGTCGGCGTCTGTTTCGCCTTTAGCGCCTGGTGCATCCTTGACGCCTGGAAACGAACATACGAATCCACCAATGAAAAGGTTCTCTGGATGCAGCTGTGCATTTTTGTTCCAATTCTCGGCTCGGTGGCGTATCTTTTTATAGGACGAAAAAGAGGAAGCTCACGGTCATGA
- the lspA gene encoding signal peptidase II has product MGRYRFASLWAALVVVLDQTTKLWVAATMELWTGFSVIPGFLNLVHVTNRGAAWGFLASESIEWQRPLFIAITILALGFIGYMLRTTPASDRWMVTGLGLIAGGAVGNLIDRVRLGAVIDFLDFYIGSFHWPAFNVADCALTVGACCIIVSMFLNRPRADSH; this is encoded by the coding sequence ATGGGCAGGTATAGATTCGCATCCCTGTGGGCGGCCCTGGTGGTTGTCCTCGATCAGACCACCAAGCTGTGGGTGGCCGCTACCATGGAATTGTGGACGGGATTTTCGGTCATTCCGGGTTTCCTCAATCTTGTCCACGTCACCAACAGGGGCGCGGCCTGGGGTTTTCTGGCCAGCGAGAGCATCGAGTGGCAACGGCCTCTGTTCATCGCCATCACCATCCTGGCCCTGGGGTTCATCGGCTACATGCTGCGCACCACCCCGGCCTCGGACCGCTGGATGGTCACCGGCCTCGGCCTCATCGCCGGAGGGGCGGTGGGCAACCTCATCGACCGGGTCCGTCTGGGTGCGGTCATCGATTTTCTTGATTTTTACATCGGGTCGTTCCACTGGCCCGCATTCAACGTGGCGGACTGCGCCTTGACCGTGGGCGCCTGCTGCATCATTGTGTCCATGTTCCTCAATCGACCACGCGCCGACTCCCACTGA